Genomic window (Trichomycterus rosablanca isolate fTriRos1 chromosome 16, fTriRos1.hap1, whole genome shotgun sequence):
gcctaaagactcgtgactcgactcggactctagcctaaagactcgtgactcgactcgaactctaacctaaagatttgtgactagactcggactctagcctaaagagtcgtgactcgactcggactctggcctaaagacttgtgacttgactcagactccatcctaaagactcgtgactcgactcggactctagcctaaagactcgtgactcgactcgaactctaacctaaagatttgtgactagactcggactctagcctaaagactcgtgactcgactcggactctggcctaaagactcgtgacttgactcagactccatcctaaagactcgtgactcgacttggactctagcctaaagactcgtgactcgactcggactctagcctaaagactcgtgactcgactcggactctagcctaaagactcgtgactcgactcggactcgtattttgtgacttgtgaacatctctggtgctTAGTatagaggtgggtttttaatcgttttttaaagacagcgagagactcagatgttcggacagacagaagaagctcgttccaccacctgggtgccagtacagagaagagccatgatgcttgtcttccttgagtcctgggtggagaaTGAAGTCGAGCGATACTAGTGGCTCGGatgttgcgtggtacagagcggggtttgattagaccatgaaggtagcttggtgctggtccatttttggctttgtagacgAGCATCAgcgttttaaactgaatgcgtgcagctacaggaagtcagtgaagagaacgcagcacaAATGTGATTAAATAGAATCTGCTAAATGATTCTACCACTTTAGTCACAGCCTCATCTATCAAATGATGGCTACCAATCTGGGATGGAGAACACGTGCTTCCTCTTAAGACATGTAATTCTAGCcactacattttttttaaagtgctgCTCACAAAACATCATGCACAGGACACTCTGATGttgcagcagtctaatgtgcCAGCTACTGCTACTGCAAAGAGCTCACATACATGGACTGCCACTGGTCTAGTAAACAGAACCCTTTATAACTTGTGTATCTGGTTAAACACACCTGAGAAATACAAAGATGGCATTCCGGTAAGACACTCCATCCAAGTTGTCATAAAAATCCAAGAAGGGCTTGATGCTGTCGATCAAGCCTGGGTGCATCTTATCCATCTCGTCGAATATGAACATAGAGCGAGAGCATCGGGTCACATTACCCTTTATCCACTGCTGCAGGTTCCTCTACAACACAAAAGCATTAACACGACGGGTCATGCCTAATATTAAAATCACTTCTACATTATTAGAATTACAGACGATTAAAAAGGTTAGTATaagttattataatatttatcatAGGCTCTTAGTGCTCTATTACCAGCATATTACACAGGTGAACCACTTGCCCATTTAGAAGGAGGCCACATGTTGTACTTTGGGACATTAAGTttttatacactgatcggccataacattaaaaccacctccttgtttctacactcactgtccattttatcagctccacttaccatatagaagcactttgtagttctacaattacccccacaggaccccgacaggagaatagtccaccaaccaaaaatatccagccaacagcgccctgtgggcagcatcctgtgaccactgatgaaggtctagaagatgaccaactcaaacagcagcaatagatgagcgatcgtctctgactttacatctacaaggtggaccaactaggtaggagtggacacggtatttaaaaactccagcagcgctgctgaacagggtgaaagcaggctgaaaagtatgtagagaaatagatgtactacagtcagtaattgtagaactacaaagtgctcctatatagtaagtggagctgatgttatagctgattagtgtatattccTGACCTGTGGTCCAATTTTCACTTGAGACAAATATCACCAGTATGCTTTTTAATAAGTATGGGTTCTTCCACTGCCCTACAATGTAactgatgggagtataaagggtgattattttctttctgtcttatcGCATTTGCAGAGCTTttgatccttctctgcagacaagaataaaactcttttctactcaTAATCCAGTCCCTGAAGTATTTCCTTAAGGGTTTTTACACCATAGGCCCTTATAACCAGACTGTGTAATCAGGTTATGTTTATATTACTGTatcacactgtgtttttatatggTATTATATTCTTGTATAGTTTTGCATACGTTTGTTGTTTTATGTAGCACCTTTAGGTCCCAATAGAAAGTTGTTTCATTATGTACTGTACCTGTATATGGTTGAACTGACATTAAAAATTCACTTGACTTGAAAGCTGAAAATATGTTACAGTATAGGATTAAGTAATGCCGTGTGGTTTACCTTGTACTCATTCAGGTAGTCTACATGGGAGAAGTGTGCCGTGGCCGTAAACAAGTGCACAAATTCACTTTTCATTCCTTCACGGTAAACGCTTTCTGCAATCAGCTGGCTGACGTAATTCTTTCCTGTGCCGGTCCAGCCGTGCAGCGACAAGACGAGGGGCTTCTTTGGGTTTTCGTTGTTCATGAAGCCAGTCACGGCTTTGCGGATGACGTGAGTCGCTATATGCTGCCCAAACAGCTTCTGCTGCAGTGCCTCTTCAAGACCTTCGAGATAAAATGATGAGGAATTAAGCAtaatatcagccataacattaaaaccacctccttgtttctactcattttatcagctccacttaccatatataagcactttatagttctacaattactgactgtagtccatctatttctcttaaatacctttttaacccgctttcaccctgttcttcaatggtcaggaatagggatgtcccgatcacgtttttttgttcccgataccgatcccgattattaattttgatcccgatccgataccgagtctcaaaccgatacttgtattttctagatattgtctagataagaactggataatactgttcacacagtgcacacttcaagtacattacagttattcaaattaatccaatgtatatgtttaacaactaaatagctctgcagtgctgaagggaaaaatgctgcatccaaactattggcttaatgttttgtatttttacaaaatcaatcaaaatgagtgagataattacagttttactttaaactttacattcgaagaaaaaaaatctgtttaatgcagtgatgcactaaaaatgaacagaaatctgtgtagcagcttaacttgaatataagaaaataagttacttgaaagcattacagtaaaacctgaaatggaaaggctcttttgttatgaaggaaagccagttcttaaagtgcttgtattgtgaaaagggtttgatggacgtttgtacacgaagtgagtgtgttttgaccctttaggccttccatagaacatgaaacAGCGTGCTCGACTCAActgtccggtattcggtaccgtaacagaagttaattaagtgttaaacactcccgacaatatgtgaatataccgtgtatttatttctttattaaacgagtgcatcactacgttgttttgtaaaccggtgtgatccttgactcacacaccatataaacagtaaaattctacagtaatgaacgcagctctgctactaccggCTCGTGAAGCGCTCGCAttacagacgttacacttcactgttggacttgttttaccTTCCAGTTTAAACTACTTCCACACaccggacatgctgacgtaaaacaaaagatcgggattaagatcgggtttaataaagccgattccgatcaattaaaaaatgccttgatcggacccgatcccgatctttgagatcggatcgggacatccctagtcaggaccaccacagagcaggtattatttaggtggtggatcattctcagcactgcagtgacaatgacatggtggtggtgtgttagtgtgtgttgtgctggtatgagtggatcagacacagcagcgctgctggagtttttaaacaccgtgtccactcactgtccactctgttagacactcctacctagttggtccactttgtagatgtaaagtcagagacgatcgctcatctattgctgctgtttgagtcggtcatcttctagaccttcatcagtggtcacaggacgctgcccacggggcgctgttggctggatatttttggttagtggactattctcagtccagcagtgacactgaggtgtttaaaaactccagcagtgctgctgtgtctgatccactcataccagcacaacacacactaacacaccaccaccatgtcagtgtcactgcagtgctgagaatgatccaccacctaaataatacttgctctgtggtggtcctgtggggatcctgaccattgacaaaaagcatgaaaggaggctaacaaagcatacagagaaacagatggactacagtcagtaactgtagaactacaaagtgcttctatatggtaagtggagctgataaaatgaacagtgagtgtagatcaatccatccatccacctatctacctgtctatcaatctatctatcaatcataTCTATATATTCTATCTAttctatccatccacctatctacctatctgtctatcaatcaatcaatcaatcatatCTATcatatctatcaatctatctatctatacactgTGGGGTAGTGAAAAGCTCTTGGTTGCACGTCTTTGCCCTGAGTAGGAATAGGAATGTGAACAAGCCTGTCTGGGTCTGTTCTTATGTGCTGTTTTCTTGGTCATACAGCTGTTCTGATTGAAATATCTTAACACCTTTGTTTCATTGTGTTCTTTAGATAGCtagaaatatttaatattggAAAGTCAAAGGTTTAGACTAACCAACATACACTTGGTCATTCAAATGGTGTCTGTCTTGGTTAGCACTGGgggaagtaaaaataaaaataaacgtaataaatgtaaatgtaaacacattctAAGTGAATAAAGTATTATTAGTTTGATGAGAATGTGAGCAGCTGTTCTGTGTCCAGGTTGATGACGGGGAAGTGAGATGGAAATCGAAAGTAAACAATATAAGCGCTATGGAAGCAGCACATATTCAGATAgctgcatgtgtatttatacAGACATGTATGTTGGTTTTACTATATTTGTATTAAATGCACTTACCTGTGCCGTTAAATTTAATATTCTTCTCACTACAAGAGTTAAACAAATAGGAATATAAACCTGCCAGGCCTGATCCAACAACAAAGCTTGTTAACGGTTCTAATGAGTGTACCAGCACACTCGTGATTATAATATAATGCAACAACGTCCTAGctgttcttttcatttttaataactcggagatatatttatatgtttggCAACCAGACAAGTGAATGAGCGCCAGCTAGGAGCAAAAAACTTCCGTTTTTAAACAGGGACATCCTGCAACATCAAGCGACGCGAAAGGCTGTGTTTCATATCCCTCCCTGATCCCTGACCCCTATTCCCTAATATAACAAAAAGTGGAACATGGCTATTCTGTAAACCTCACTTTACATCATTTGCATGTACGCTGACACCTTTTATGGGGCATAATGTCATTTAAAGAGCACAGTGTATGTTCTCTATTATGCttttaaacaataatacaaaaaagctaaataacGCACTACAAAGTAAATACGGTCTGATTTGGGATACAGCCATGTGAAGGGTCGGTTATGAACGAGTCCTGTCCTCGAATCGGATATTTTAGGTAAACCTAGGGAGTCGACTCACTGTGAAGTGTTTGAATCTTAAAggtttgttttaaatttagggatgtaacgatttttcccgatttttccctaagtttccttttattatttctctttaaaaaaataagtaaataaaatactgtatttgtgcttatcttttatttatctaaataatgaatgcccttttatttctgaggtaggtacaaactatgcaaaacataCTGCACATTTGCCTTTTTGTGAActgaaatttaaaacaaatcccacattatataaataaacaaataatacaaataaagtatcctcacatacataaatttggctggaaaattccctacctggcaactttgtgaagtgccgtcgatcaggcgaggtgaatagcgccagtgccctctg
Coding sequences:
- the tor1 gene encoding torsin family 1 isoform X1, whose amino-acid sequence is MKRTARTLLHYIIITSVLVHSLEPLTSFVVGSGLAGLYSYLFNSCSEKNIKFNGTGLEEALQQKLFGQHIATHVIRKAVTGFMNNENPKKPLVLSLHGWTGTGKNYVSQLIAESVYREGMKSEFVHLFTATAHFSHVDYLNEYKRNLQQWIKGNVTRCSRSMFIFDEMDKMHPGLIDSIKPFLDFYDNLDGVSYRNAIFVFLSNAGGEKLVEVALNFWREGKEREEIKLKDLEEVLSLSVFNNKNSGLWHTSLIDKNLVDFFVPFLPLEYKHVLQCGRVELANKGHEPNEIAVEAMVREMSFFPQEERIFSSKGCKGIASRLDYYL